TGCGTCAGCCACAGAATGAGAAAGCCGCAACACCCGGCAGCCGTTCCCACTGCCCCAGATAAGTCCAATCGCTTCACTGCCGGCCAGCTAATCCAGCTTCCGCCCATGCGCAAATTACAATCAATGCTATCTCGCAAAAAGCCGGCAGATTTGTTCTAGTCATGCTCCCCAGCCCCTTATGCCCCAGGTCACCCCTACTTATATCGAATCCACGGGATGTGTTTTGAATCCCCAAAGGCAAGACTTGACCGTTATGACAATCCTCTTTGAAGCGTCATCGACAAGGCCTCAGCTCCTCCAAATTGATTAGCTTTGCACTTGCACTCCTTAATTAATTTTCCCTTTAATTAATTTATCCCTGATAATTTTCGTAAACAATAAATAATATCATGAAGCGTTTCTTCGCTCCCCTGGAAACAAATCCTGCAGAAACCCGTGCCTCCGTGGCACCGGCAACCGTCACAAAACTCGTCAACCTCGGCATGGAAGTGCTCGTACAATCGGGCGCCGGGTTGAAGTCCGACTACAGCGACGCCGACTACACCGCAGCAGGTGCCAAGATCGTTCCCGATGCGGCCAGCGGCTATTCCCAGGCCGATATCGTCGCCCGAGTGCGCAAGCCCGAAGCTGCGGATCTCGAAATGGTCAAGCCCGGCACCCTGCACCTGAGCTTCCTGGACCCGTTCAACGAGAAGGCGCTGATCGACGACCTGGCCCAACGCAAGATTTCTGCGATTAGCCTGGAGATGATTCCGCGCAGCACCCTTGCCCAGAAAATGGATGCCCTCTCCTCCCAGGCCAACTTGGCAGGCTATGCCGCGGTCATGATGGCGTCCGACCGCATGCGAAAGATTCTCCCGATGATGATGACCCCCTCCGGCACCATCTCGCCGGCCCGCTTCTTCATCATTGGCGTCGGTGTCGCCGGCCTACAGGCCATCGCAACCGCCAAACGCCTGGGGGCACGGGTGGAAGCCTTCGATACCCGCCCGGTGGTCGAGGAGCAGGTCAAGTCCCTCGGTGCCAAGTTCGTCAAAGTGGACCTGGGGGACACCGGCCAGACCGACCAGGGTTACGCCAAGGAACTGACCCCGGAGCAACTCGAGAAACAACGCCTGGAAATGGCCAAAGCCTGCGCCCGCGCCGACGTCGTGATCACCACGGCCAAGCTCTTTGGCCGCAAGGCGCCTTTGATCCTCAATGCGGATGTGCTCAAACAAATGCAGCCCGGCAGCATGATTATCGACTTTGCCGTCGAATCCGGCGGCAATGTGGAAGGCTCCAAGGTAGGCGAAGAAGTTGTCACCGAGAACGGTGTCCGCGTCATCGGCCCCGAGAACCTCGAAGGGTACTACCCGAAGGATGCCACCCTCATGCTCGCGTCCAACTTCTATAACCTGATCGAGCACTTCTGGAACGAGGAAAGCAAGGATTTCGAATACCGCATGGACGACGAAATCCTCCAGGGCTGCCTCATCACCAAGGACGGCCAGATCGTCCACGAAAAGTTTAAGGCTTAGCGTTTGCGATTGCTTGTTGCGCGTGGATCGAACCGGACCACACAGACCAACAAGCCAAACCCACAACGATCAACAGACATCTTTCAACTCACAACACACCATGGACCTCATTCTTCTTCTCTTCATCTTCGTGCTCGCCGCCTTCCTCGGCTTCGAGTTGATCGCCAAGGTGCCGTCTCAATTGCACACCCCGCTGATGTCCGGTTCGAACGCGATTTCCGGCATCACCGTGGTCGGCGCGATTGTCGCGGTCCACGCGGATTCCGACGGACTCGCCATGTGGCTCGGCTTTGCGGCCATCGTACTGGCCACCGTCAATGTGGTCGGCGGCTACATGGTCACCGACCGCATGCTCGGCATGTTCAAAAAGAAGAAATAACGCCACCTGCCTCGAACGCTGAACGTCCAAATTTGAACTTCCAATGGAACAACTCGTAAACCTTTCCTATATCGTCGCGGCGATTCTCTTCGTCTTCGGGATCAAAATGCTTGGCCGGGCCGAAACCGCCCGCAAAGGCAACATGATCTCCGCTATCGGCATGGCCCTCGCCGTCGTGGTCACCCTGCTCAACAAGGGCCTGGACTTCCGTCTGGTCCTCGGCGGACTGGCACTTGGCGCAGCCATCGGTGCCGTCGCCGCAAAACGTGTGCAAATGACCGGGATGCCGGAACTCGTCGCGCTCTTCAATGGCTTCGGGGGCCTCGCCTCCCTTCTGGTCGGCTGGGCCGAATACCAACGCGCCACCCACTTGGGCGTGGTCGAGGGCCTGACCGCATCCGTCAGTAACTTCACGGCAAGTGTCACGGTCGCCGCCATCCTGATCGGTGGTATCACCTTCACCGGTTCCATGTACGCCTGGGGCAAACTCTCCGGCAAGCTCGGTGGCACCGCCCTCACCTTCCCCGGCCAGAAAGCGTTTAACGCCCTGCTGGCACTCGGCATCCTGACCGCAGGCGTCCTTTTCAGCATCACACCGGAAGGCGATGCCGCCTACACGATGCTGACCGTGGTCATTGTCCTCTCCCTCCTACTCGGCATCTTCGCGGTTATGCCGATTGGCGGCGGTGACATGCCGGTGGTCATCTCACTGCTGAATTCCTTCTCGGGCTTGGCTGCCTCGGCCGCCGGTTTTGTCATCCAAAACAACGTGCTCATCGTGGCAGGCTGCTTGGTCGGAGCCTCCGGCGTTATCCTGACCGTCATCATGTGTAAGGCTATGAACCGTACCCTGGTCAACGTGCTCTTCTCCGGCTTCGGTGCCACCACCCAGAAGGCGAGCGGCACCAGCACCGGCGAGCTCAAGCCGATCTCGGTCGACGACGCCTACTACATCCTGGAAGCGGCCAAGAGCGTCGTCGTCATCCCGGGCTATGGCATGGCCGTCGCCCAGGCGCAACACGCGGTCAAGGAACTCGGCGAACTGTTGGAAGACAATGGCTGCGAGATCCGCTACGCCATCCACCCGGTCGCCGGCCGTATGCCCGGACACATGAACGTGCTCCTGGCCGAAGCCGATGTACCCTACGAGCAGCTCGTTGAAATGGATGACGTCAACCCGACGATGGAAATGGTCGACGTCGCCATCGTCATCGGTGCCAACGACGTGGTCAACCCGGCAGCCGCAGACGATCCCAGCAGCCCCATCTACGGCATGCCGATCATCCAAGCCCACAAGGCCAAGACAACCTTCTGCCTCAAGCGCGGCAAGGGCGCCGGCTTCTCCGGCCTGGAGAACGGCCTATTCACCGCGCCCAATACGCGCATGCTGTACGGCGACGCCAAGTCAACCGTCACCGGACTCGTCACGCAGTTCAAGGACAGTTAGACCAGTCCGCCACAGATCCATTTGAAAATCCGCAGGTCCATCCTGCGGATTTTTTTTGCTTATCTTCGTTTAGCGGAAAACTGCAGTATTTCGAGGGTACTGCGAAGCGCCTGAACCCCTCCGTCTGCGACAAGCGCAGACACCTCCCCTTGGTAAGAGGAGGAACTCTTGACGGTACAACCACGTAAAGACACACGCAGAGCCCCCACAAAACTCCTCCCCCATGCCTCGGCGTAGTTCTTAACGAAGACGGGTGCTCGCAGGGGAGGCCTGTCACGGCGTATCGGAGAGAAGCCGGATGGACCGGCCTGCCGGGACAGCATGTCCGCCGGAGCCTTGGCGTAGGAGGGAGGGGTCCACAGCGACAGGACTAAAACCCCTCCGTCTGCGACAAGCGCAGACACCTCCCCTTGGTAAGAGGAGGAACTCTTGACGGTACAACCACGTAAAGACACACGCAGAGCCCCCACAAAACTCCTCCCCCATGCCTCGGCGTAGTTCTTAAAGAAGACGGGTGCTCGCAGGGGAGGCCTGTCACGGCGTATCGGAGAGAAGCCGGATGGACCGGCCTGCCGGGACGGCATGTCCGCCGGAGCCTTGGCGTAGGAGGGAGGGGTCCACAGCGACAGGACTAAAACCCCTCCGTCTGCGACAGGCGCAGACACCTCCCCTTGCCAAGAGGAGGAGCTTTGACGGTACAACCACGTAATGACACACGCAGAGCCCCCAACAACTCCGCCCCCATGCCTCGGCGTAGTTCTTAACGAAGACGGGTGCGAGCAGAGGAGGAACTTTGACAACTCCGCCAGTATAGAAAGTCGTTCACTTTCGAGGTTGCACAAACCGGAACAAGCACAGATAGATAACGCTCTTTAATCACAGACAATACTCCGATTGAATTTCATTATGTCACAAACCGCCAAAACCTGCGGCATGGCCGTTGCCAGCTTTCTCTTCGGGATCCTCTTCTTCGTCCCCTTCGGCTTCCTTCTCGCCATTATCTTTGGCTTTATCGCCCTGAGCCGGATCAAGGACAGCAACGGCGAACTGAAGGGCAAAGGCCTCGCCATTGCAGGTCTGGTGCTCGGCTTCGGGTGGGTCGCGATCATCCCGATCGTCGGTCTTCTCGCCGCCATGGCGATCCCCGCCTTCCAGAAGGTGCGCGAAACCTCCATGGAAAAGATGATGGAGAACAACGCCCGCATGATCAGCAGTGCTTCCCAGCAATACATGCTTGAGAACGGGGTCTCCTCAGTGGGTTTTGATGCACTCCTTCAGGAATACCTGCCCGAAACCTTCTTCAACGAGTTGAACCAACCCGGCGCGGATACCACGGTCGAACTTCAGAACGGCAGTTTCGAACTGATCAACCCGCAATTCGGTCGCCGTTACGTTTTCGATAGCGATGGCCGCTTGATCGAGGTATTCGAACTCTCTCAATTCTAGTCGACGTCCTGCTTGGGGGAACACGAAGCTCTCTCAAAGCAAGGCGCTGACACCGGATGTGTCGGTCAAATTGAAGCAGGTGCCTGGACCGGTGTTCGCAGCTCAACTTTCCCACCGTCACGGACAAAGACAATCGTCGGCTTCCGGACACGCGTGTTGAAGTAGGCAACTGCCGTATACCGGATACTGGGAAGATAGCGGACCTTCGACTGTTTCAGGATATTCCACTGGTCCTTCGTCTGGTAAAAGAAACTGACATCCGCCATGTTGAATTTGTCGACGCTGCTGACCTCGTCGATGAGGATCGAGTCCCCCCCGGGAACGACCCGCTTTTCCTCACCGATCTTCAACACAATCTGTGTCGGGAGAAGATTGACCACACATGTATGTGAAAGCGGGAACGCGTCCAGGCTGCTGTCCATCACACGGACTTGATAGTGCTGTCCGCCGTTCCGGCTACCGGTCAGGATATCGTTCGGGATGAGCATGAAACCGGCTTTCTCGATGCCCTTCGGGATCGCCACGGATGCGATGACTTTGTAGCGCGGCACACCGGCCTCGTCGACACCGTCCTTGACCCCGAAATAAGTCACATTGTCATAGGCGATGCAGGCAAAAGGCCGGCCATACATAAGGGATCGAAGGCGTATCTTGCCATGGGCTTCTTTCAGCGGATCGAGAATGTAAAGCTCGTCCAACCCGGGAATCACATCGACGGCCATTGCGATACCGACATACGACTGTTCGACCCAGGCCTTCTCTTCGCTCTCTTGGGCATTCAAGGAATGAAGACAGGAGCTCATAAAAACAAGGAGGCAGGCGGTCGTCCTGCGGAGTGTACGGGTACGGTTCATCATCGCGTCAAATGCTTGGTTAAATTTCATCTTCACTGAGCCAACGGAGACCGATCACTTTGAAGCGCCGTCCCAGATCATCGGGGTTCGGCGTATCCCATGGGTCGAGGTCGGGATCGATGTATTCGGTGGTGCGTTGGACGATTGCCTCGCAATAGGCCCGGTAGGTCTCCCCTGAAACCGGATTTCGGCTCTCGCCATAAGTGCGGATACGGAAAGTGTCGGAACGCGCGGCCAGACGCTGCCCGATTTGCTGCAACACATCCGCCTGGGTCAGGAATCCGGGAATGCCCTTGGCGGATGTATCGCTGTTGTAAGCTTGGTTGTCCAAGCCCAGCGATCCGATATTCACCTCGACGCCCATCGCATCCGAGACCTCTTCATTGATGTCGGTCTGCGCGATGGCGCTATCGATCGCCCCCATCAGGTTGCGGTCGTCGGCGGTGCTCGTGCCGAGACGGTGATTAATAAATTCCCCCAGAGAGAGGAAGGGACCGCGACGCTTGACCTCGTCCACGATGGCCTGTGCCAGCGCATCCAGCTGCGCCTCCGTCAAGTCACGGTAACCCTGCCATGCCGCATGATCGGCCGACGACGAACGTGTCTCGGACGGTGTGGTATTCGAGGAATCTTCATCGTACGAACGGTTGTGATTCGTCACTCTGAAACGGGAAAAGGTATACCGCTTGGGCGTATCATCGTCCCGTACGACCGTGTTATAAGAGAGATCGAAATCGCTAGAATCGACATCTGTAGTGCTAGTATCGGCCTCACTAATATATGGCGGCGCATCGATCGCTTGTAAGGCAGCTGAAGTCAGCAGTGCTTTCCAAGCGTCTTTGGAGGTCGAGTTGATATTAAACGCCCCCGCCGAGTACTGGAACGAGGCGATTTTACGGAAGGCGTCCGCTTGCAGGCTGTCCCCTT
The DNA window shown above is from Coraliomargarita parva and carries:
- a CDS encoding NAD(P) transhydrogenase subunit alpha, which encodes MKRFFAPLETNPAETRASVAPATVTKLVNLGMEVLVQSGAGLKSDYSDADYTAAGAKIVPDAASGYSQADIVARVRKPEAADLEMVKPGTLHLSFLDPFNEKALIDDLAQRKISAISLEMIPRSTLAQKMDALSSQANLAGYAAVMMASDRMRKILPMMMTPSGTISPARFFIIGVGVAGLQAIATAKRLGARVEAFDTRPVVEEQVKSLGAKFVKVDLGDTGQTDQGYAKELTPEQLEKQRLEMAKACARADVVITTAKLFGRKAPLILNADVLKQMQPGSMIIDFAVESGGNVEGSKVGEEVVTENGVRVIGPENLEGYYPKDATLMLASNFYNLIEHFWNEESKDFEYRMDDEILQGCLITKDGQIVHEKFKA
- a CDS encoding NAD(P) transhydrogenase subunit alpha, with the protein product MDLILLLFIFVLAAFLGFELIAKVPSQLHTPLMSGSNAISGITVVGAIVAVHADSDGLAMWLGFAAIVLATVNVVGGYMVTDRMLGMFKKKK
- a CDS encoding NAD(P)(+) transhydrogenase (Re/Si-specific) subunit beta, with protein sequence MEQLVNLSYIVAAILFVFGIKMLGRAETARKGNMISAIGMALAVVVTLLNKGLDFRLVLGGLALGAAIGAVAAKRVQMTGMPELVALFNGFGGLASLLVGWAEYQRATHLGVVEGLTASVSNFTASVTVAAILIGGITFTGSMYAWGKLSGKLGGTALTFPGQKAFNALLALGILTAGVLFSITPEGDAAYTMLTVVIVLSLLLGIFAVMPIGGGDMPVVISLLNSFSGLAASAAGFVIQNNVLIVAGCLVGASGVILTVIMCKAMNRTLVNVLFSGFGATTQKASGTSTGELKPISVDDAYYILEAAKSVVVIPGYGMAVAQAQHAVKELGELLEDNGCEIRYAIHPVAGRMPGHMNVLLAEADVPYEQLVEMDDVNPTMEMVDVAIVIGANDVVNPAAADDPSSPIYGMPIIQAHKAKTTFCLKRGKGAGFSGLENGLFTAPNTRMLYGDAKSTVTGLVTQFKDS
- a CDS encoding DUF4190 domain-containing protein encodes the protein MSQTAKTCGMAVASFLFGILFFVPFGFLLAIIFGFIALSRIKDSNGELKGKGLAIAGLVLGFGWVAIIPIVGLLAAMAIPAFQKVRETSMEKMMENNARMISSASQQYMLENGVSSVGFDALLQEYLPETFFNELNQPGADTTVELQNGSFELINPQFGRRYVFDSDGRLIEVFELSQF